One stretch of Chryseobacterium fluminis DNA includes these proteins:
- a CDS encoding MFS transporter, with protein sequence MNSPQITTAQRIKAIVGGSIGNLVEWYDWYAYAAFAIYFSNSFFPDSDLTAQLLNTAGIFAVGFLMRPFGGWLFGSIADRVGRKKAMTLSVLLMSFGSLLIALTPTYKTIGVLAPLLLLVARLLQGLSVGGEYGVSATYLSEMATSERRGFYSSFQYVTLIGGQLIALGIQLILQKLLLSETQLEDWGWRIPFVIGALLSVIALYLRANLHETEAFENKKQADVNKKGSVKELLKHPKALITVVGLTLGGTLAFYTYTTYMQKFLVNTVHLTKEESTLISFISLFIFACLQPVFGALSDKIGRRPLLLSFGILGTVFTYPLLNALSTTTSMWGAFFLIMSALIIVSGYTSINAVVKAELFPSEVRALGVGLPYALTVAVFGGTAEYIALWFKQAQVEHYFYWYITACIFFSFIVYATMKDTKKNSALDRD encoded by the coding sequence ATGAATTCACCACAAATCACCACGGCCCAGAGAATTAAAGCGATCGTAGGCGGATCTATAGGAAACCTGGTAGAATGGTATGACTGGTATGCCTATGCTGCCTTTGCCATTTATTTTTCCAATTCTTTTTTTCCGGACTCGGATCTTACGGCACAATTATTAAATACGGCAGGAATTTTTGCGGTAGGGTTTCTTATGCGGCCTTTCGGAGGATGGCTTTTCGGAAGTATTGCCGACAGAGTGGGAAGAAAAAAGGCGATGACCCTCTCTGTTCTCCTGATGTCATTCGGGTCATTATTAATCGCCTTAACCCCAACGTATAAAACAATAGGCGTCCTGGCTCCCCTTCTCTTATTGGTAGCCCGTCTTTTACAGGGATTAAGCGTAGGCGGTGAATATGGTGTTTCCGCAACGTACCTCAGCGAAATGGCGACAAGCGAAAGGAGAGGATTTTATTCGAGTTTTCAATATGTAACCCTTATTGGCGGACAGCTGATCGCATTGGGTATTCAGCTGATTTTGCAGAAACTGTTATTATCGGAAACCCAGCTGGAAGACTGGGGCTGGAGAATTCCTTTTGTCATCGGGGCCCTGCTTTCTGTGATCGCCCTGTATTTACGGGCCAATCTTCATGAAACTGAAGCCTTTGAAAACAAAAAGCAGGCTGATGTGAATAAAAAAGGATCTGTAAAAGAACTTTTGAAACATCCGAAAGCGCTCATTACTGTGGTGGGATTAACGCTTGGTGGTACACTGGCCTTTTATACGTATACTACTTATATGCAGAAATTCCTCGTGAACACGGTTCATCTTACCAAAGAAGAATCTACACTCATTTCTTTTATTTCATTATTCATATTCGCTTGCCTGCAGCCCGTTTTCGGTGCTTTATCAGATAAAATCGGGAGAAGGCCTTTATTATTAAGTTTCGGAATACTGGGAACTGTTTTCACCTATCCCCTTTTAAATGCTTTAAGTACCACAACCTCGATGTGGGGTGCTTTCTTTTTAATTATGTCTGCATTAATTATCGTGAGTGGGTATACCTCCATCAATGCCGTTGTAAAGGCAGAGCTTTTTCCATCAGAAGTAAGAGCCTTGGGAGTAGGACTTCCGTACGCATTAACGGTCGCCGTCTTTGGCGGAACAGCAGAGTATATCGCTCTTTGGTTCAAGCAGGCACAGGTAGAACATTATTTCTACTGGTATATTACAGCGTGTATTTTCTTCTCTTTCATCGTATATGCAACTATGAAAGACACGAAAAAAAATTCTGCACTGGACAGAGATTAA
- a CDS encoding ABC transporter ATP-binding protein: MKKQDTWGIIRRLFFIGMKFRSWFIFTLIISIILSIVSTYRPYLTMEVVDNDITKLQDKALMMKHIYILVGLVFAETFLNFFLVYFSNFISQNVIRDIRERLYAKLIYFKTSFFDKTPIGQLVTRAVGDVETIATVYTDGFLMVFGDILRIIFVLIMMFNTDVHLSYITLAILPLMVMITRFFQKRLKKAFGDERNWTSTQNSFVQERLAGMPIIQVFNRQGAEFKKFDDINITLKGALLRTVFIFSLFFPVVELISSLFIGFILFYGGYITISAGVVIAFIQYISMLIRPLRQIADRFNNIQRGIVGAERVLGLMDEENSMPNTGTVQKDHFDGKIEFKNVHFAYDEKQEVLKGIDFTVNPGETVAIVGATGAGKSTIISLITRLYDINSGNILIDDVDLKDYELYNLRSHIGVVLQDVFLFHGSIFENLAFGDESVTLEKIKAGAKEIEVDQFIEQLPGGYDYVVSERGSSISLGQRQLLSFLRAYLSDPKILILDEATSSIDHESEKLIQSATEKITKNRTSIIIAHRLSTIEKADKIIVMEHGKIVEEGKHLELLDKNGYYATLYKAQLRHEVEIDEKES; the protein is encoded by the coding sequence ATGAAAAAACAAGATACCTGGGGGATTATTAGGAGGCTGTTCTTTATCGGGATGAAATTCCGTTCTTGGTTCATCTTTACGCTGATCATTTCCATCATACTCTCAATCGTTTCCACCTATAGACCTTATCTCACGATGGAAGTGGTGGACAACGATATTACCAAACTGCAGGACAAGGCTTTAATGATGAAACACATCTACATTTTGGTAGGACTGGTGTTTGCAGAAACCTTTTTAAACTTTTTCCTGGTGTATTTCTCCAATTTTATCTCTCAGAATGTAATCAGAGATATCAGGGAAAGGCTTTATGCTAAACTTATTTATTTTAAAACTTCTTTTTTTGATAAAACCCCTATCGGGCAGCTTGTAACGAGGGCGGTAGGAGATGTCGAGACTATTGCTACGGTTTATACAGACGGCTTCCTGATGGTTTTCGGAGATATTCTGAGAATTATATTCGTCCTGATCATGATGTTCAATACCGATGTTCACCTGAGCTACATCACATTGGCGATTCTGCCTTTGATGGTTATGATCACGAGGTTTTTCCAGAAAAGACTGAAAAAGGCATTTGGTGATGAAAGAAACTGGACGTCTACACAGAACTCTTTTGTTCAGGAGAGACTTGCCGGGATGCCGATCATTCAGGTGTTCAACAGACAGGGAGCTGAGTTTAAAAAATTCGATGACATTAATATCACTTTGAAAGGAGCATTATTAAGAACCGTTTTTATTTTCTCACTGTTCTTTCCGGTGGTAGAATTAATTTCTTCCCTCTTCATCGGGTTTATCCTTTTTTATGGCGGCTATATCACCATCAGTGCGGGAGTCGTGATTGCGTTTATACAGTATATTTCAATGCTGATCCGTCCGTTGCGGCAGATTGCAGACCGGTTTAACAATATCCAGAGAGGTATTGTAGGGGCAGAAAGGGTGTTGGGTTTAATGGATGAGGAAAATTCGATGCCGAATACAGGAACAGTGCAGAAAGATCATTTTGACGGTAAGATTGAATTTAAAAATGTTCATTTTGCCTACGATGAAAAACAGGAGGTCCTGAAGGGAATCGATTTTACGGTAAATCCCGGAGAAACGGTGGCTATTGTAGGTGCTACCGGAGCCGGAAAATCCACGATTATCAGTCTCATCACCCGGCTGTATGACATTAATTCCGGAAATATTCTGATTGATGATGTAGACCTTAAAGACTATGAGCTGTATAATTTAAGAAGCCATATCGGAGTTGTGCTGCAGGATGTTTTCCTGTTCCACGGAAGTATTTTCGAAAATCTTGCATTTGGAGATGAATCCGTTACTTTAGAAAAAATAAAAGCGGGAGCGAAGGAAATTGAAGTGGACCAGTTTATCGAGCAGCTTCCGGGAGGGTACGATTATGTGGTGAGTGAAAGAGGGTCATCGATTTCTCTCGGCCAAAGACAGCTATTGTCATTTTTGAGAGCCTATTTATCAGATCCTAAGATTTTAATTTTAGACGAAGCCACTTCTTCCATTGATCATGAAAGTGAAAAACTGATCCAGAGCGCTACAGAAAAAATTACAAAGAACAGAACGTCCATTATCATTGCACACCGGCTTTCAACCATTGAAAAGGCAGACAAGATCATTGTAATGGAACATGGAAAAATTGTGGAAGAAGGAAAACATCTGGAACTTCTTGATAAAAACGGATATTATGCGACCTTGTACAAAGCGCAGTTGAGACATGAAGTTGAAATCGACGAAAAGGAAAGTTAA
- the truA gene encoding tRNA pseudouridine(38-40) synthase TruA — protein MLRYFIEFSYNGKKYFGYQIQPNAVSVQEELERALSTILREKIKTTGAGRTDTGVHAKKMFAHFDTEKILDQDFSRRLNSFLPADISIKRIFPVKDDFHARFDATFRTYEYYISLEKNPFTEKSAWQHWRRSLDVNRMNEACKILFEYEDFTSFAKLHTDNKTNLCKMYRAEWEQDGSELKFTVSANRFLRNMVRAIVGTMVDIGAGKLQPEDLRTVIEDKHRNSAGTSAPAHGLYLVDVGYEFS, from the coding sequence ATATTGAGGTATTTTATTGAATTCTCCTACAACGGTAAAAAGTATTTCGGCTATCAGATCCAGCCTAATGCTGTTTCCGTGCAGGAAGAACTGGAAAGAGCACTTTCCACGATTTTAAGAGAGAAAATAAAAACAACAGGAGCCGGAAGAACAGATACCGGCGTTCATGCGAAAAAAATGTTTGCCCATTTTGATACTGAAAAAATACTGGATCAGGATTTTAGCCGCAGACTGAACAGTTTCCTTCCTGCTGATATTTCCATTAAGAGAATTTTTCCGGTGAAAGATGATTTTCATGCGCGTTTTGATGCAACTTTCAGAACGTATGAATATTATATCTCGCTGGAAAAAAATCCTTTTACGGAAAAGTCGGCATGGCAGCACTGGAGAAGATCACTGGATGTTAACAGGATGAACGAAGCCTGTAAGATTTTATTCGAATACGAGGATTTTACAAGTTTTGCCAAGCTGCATACCGATAACAAAACCAATCTCTGTAAAATGTACAGGGCAGAGTGGGAGCAAGACGGCAGCGAACTGAAATTCACGGTCTCAGCCAATCGCTTTTTAAGAAATATGGTCAGGGCGATTGTAGGTACGATGGTAGACATAGGTGCGGGAAAACTGCAGCCTGAAGATCTGCGGACGGTCATAGAAGATAAGCACCGTAATTCTGCGGGGACTTCAGCACCGGCACACGGTTTGTACCTGGTAGACGTAGGATATGAGTTTAGTTGA
- the lpxK gene encoding tetraacyldisaccharide 4'-kinase, whose product MKRWYLYPFSLGYHMVTGIRNTMYDLGIFKSTKFKTPIICVGNLSVGGSGKSPMVMYLAQYLSKYYRTGVLSRGYGRLTKGYAVTNYESNYKVVGDEAMQLFERFKNRFVIAVSEDRVPGAKKVIEDMDLDVLVLDDAMQHRAINPGFNILMTDFNDPYFKDHLLPGGDLRESRAGSKRADIIMVSKCPDELTEETKQYYISRIRPDRTQKVFFSSIGYDENVYGREKMLPDNNLNYYDILLITGIANPKPLLTHLARFSQRVTHLKFRDHHNFTDDDIKKIIAEYKKLGEYKLILTTEKDYVRLKTFDYLRDIVYYWPINVIIDRKEEFNQIILDYVRKN is encoded by the coding sequence ATGAAAAGATGGTACCTCTATCCTTTTTCCCTCGGGTATCATATGGTGACGGGTATCCGAAACACAATGTATGATCTGGGAATTTTTAAATCAACGAAATTCAAAACTCCGATAATCTGTGTCGGCAATCTATCTGTGGGCGGAAGCGGAAAATCGCCAATGGTCATGTACCTGGCTCAGTATCTGTCTAAATACTACAGAACGGGCGTTCTCTCACGCGGCTATGGAAGACTCACAAAAGGATATGCCGTGACCAATTATGAAAGTAATTATAAGGTGGTGGGTGATGAAGCCATGCAGCTGTTTGAACGTTTCAAAAACCGCTTTGTCATTGCCGTTTCTGAAGACAGGGTTCCGGGGGCCAAAAAAGTAATTGAGGATATGGACCTGGATGTGCTGGTATTGGATGACGCGATGCAACACCGGGCTATAAATCCCGGATTCAATATTCTGATGACAGACTTTAACGATCCTTATTTTAAAGATCACCTTCTTCCGGGAGGAGATCTTAGGGAATCAAGAGCCGGATCGAAAAGAGCTGATATCATCATGGTCAGCAAATGTCCTGATGAACTGACGGAGGAGACCAAACAATATTATATTTCGAGAATCAGACCGGACCGGACTCAGAAAGTATTCTTTTCATCCATCGGATATGACGAAAATGTATACGGAAGAGAAAAAATGCTTCCGGATAACAATCTGAACTATTATGATATTCTCTTGATTACGGGAATCGCCAATCCTAAGCCTCTACTCACCCATCTGGCCAGGTTCTCCCAAAGAGTAACACATCTGAAATTCAGGGATCACCATAATTTTACGGATGATGATATTAAAAAAATCATCGCCGAATATAAAAAACTGGGCGAATATAAATTAATCTTAACAACAGAAAAAGACTACGTCCGTCTTAAAACTTTTGACTATCTTAGGGATATTGTTTACTACTGGCCTATTAATGTAATCATTGACAGAAAGGAAGAATTCAACCAAATTATCTTGGATTATGTTAGAAAAAATTAA
- a CDS encoding purine-nucleoside phosphorylase yields the protein MLEKIKQTADFIRNIIKETPDFAIVLGSGLGKLQDEVKALHTLEYSEIPHFPQTTVVGHSGRLIYGILEGRKVLMMSGRFHYYEGHSIETVIYPIRFFHLLGIKNLILSNASGGVNPDYKVADIVILKDHINMMPEHPLRGKNIDSFGPRFVDMSEPYSRKMISVAEQAASENNIKFQQGTYVALQGPTFETPAEYGMIKAIGGDMVGMSTVPEVIVAKHMGMDTFALSVITDLGGPDIAFSVSHEEVLNAANKAMPNVITIVKGLVKNYR from the coding sequence ATGTTAGAAAAAATTAAGCAGACTGCAGATTTCATAAGAAACATCATTAAGGAAACGCCTGATTTTGCGATTGTCCTGGGATCGGGATTAGGAAAACTGCAGGATGAGGTCAAAGCCCTTCATACTTTAGAATATTCTGAAATTCCACATTTCCCTCAGACTACAGTGGTGGGACATAGCGGAAGATTAATCTATGGAATTCTGGAAGGCAGAAAGGTCCTGATGATGAGTGGCCGTTTTCATTATTATGAAGGACATTCTATAGAAACCGTTATTTACCCGATCAGGTTTTTTCATTTATTAGGAATTAAAAATCTTATTTTATCCAATGCTTCGGGTGGCGTTAATCCCGATTACAAGGTTGCGGATATTGTCATCCTGAAAGATCATATCAATATGATGCCCGAACATCCGCTTCGTGGTAAAAACATCGATTCTTTCGGTCCCCGTTTTGTTGATATGAGCGAGCCTTACAGCCGGAAAATGATTTCTGTTGCTGAGCAGGCGGCTTCGGAAAACAACATTAAATTTCAACAGGGCACCTATGTTGCTCTGCAGGGTCCTACTTTTGAAACCCCTGCAGAGTATGGAATGATCAAAGCCATTGGCGGGGATATGGTCGGCATGAGCACAGTCCCTGAAGTTATTGTAGCTAAACATATGGGAATGGATACTTTTGCACTTTCTGTCATTACGGATCTGGGAGGTCCGGATATTGCCTTTTCCGTATCTCATGAAGAAGTTCTGAATGCGGCGAATAAGGCGATGCCGAACGTAATTACAATCGTGAAGGGTCTGGTAAAAAATTACCGGTAA
- a CDS encoding TlpA family protein disulfide reductase, whose protein sequence is MRKLFVLLWIGIFGISYSQEVPAVLKTGFSKEALNQKLEDEEGKSITVQQILDQHKGKVLVIDFWAGWCRDCLKALPKAKELEENNKNIDFIFLSLDRSKEGFNRSLEKFEMKDKENYWFASGWKNDFNNYVDLNWIPRYMVIDQKSAIAKYYAITPEDPEIQTTIDQLLK, encoded by the coding sequence ATGAGAAAGTTATTCGTCTTATTATGGATAGGAATTTTCGGAATAAGCTATTCGCAAGAGGTTCCGGCAGTTCTTAAAACAGGTTTTTCCAAGGAGGCCTTAAACCAGAAACTGGAAGATGAAGAAGGAAAAAGCATCACGGTACAGCAGATTCTGGATCAGCATAAAGGAAAAGTTCTGGTAATTGATTTTTGGGCCGGATGGTGCAGGGACTGTCTGAAAGCGCTTCCAAAAGCAAAAGAACTGGAGGAAAATAATAAAAATATTGATTTCATATTCCTTTCACTAGACCGTTCCAAAGAAGGTTTTAACAGAAGTCTGGAGAAATTTGAAATGAAAGACAAGGAAAACTATTGGTTTGCTTCGGGCTGGAAAAATGATTTTAATAATTATGTGGATCTTAACTGGATTCCAAGATATATGGTGATTGATCAGAAATCTGCGATTGCAAAATACTACGCTATTACGCCGGAAGATCCGGAAATACAAACAACCATTGATCAACTTTTAAAGTAA
- the dinB gene encoding DNA polymerase IV yields the protein MDSSFPIRKIIHVDMDAFYASVEQYDNPVLRGKPIAVGGGHRGVVAAASYEARKFGVRSAMPSKTAKEKCPHLIFVSPRFPRYKEISRKIREIFYEYTDLVEPLSLDEAYLDVTENKKGIESANQIAKEIRQKIFEETGLTASAGISVNKFLAKVASDINKPNGQKTIHPEKMEGFLEELPVEKFYGVGKVTANKMFSLGIYKGKDLKKRSIEDLTRMFGKSGAYYYNVVRGIHTSEVKPHRIQKSVAVERTFLEDLFDEQQINEKLENLSEELHNRLQKNNISGRTLTLKIKYKDFSLFTRSMTKEEYFSSPDQYFKMGKKLWELRPFDKAVRLLGLSLSHLNTEEKKQISVQLKIRFEEFED from the coding sequence ATGGATTCTTCTTTTCCCATCCGCAAAATAATTCATGTCGATATGGATGCATTTTATGCTTCCGTGGAGCAGTATGACAATCCTGTTTTAAGGGGAAAACCTATTGCTGTGGGTGGCGGACACCGGGGTGTTGTTGCTGCGGCGAGTTATGAGGCCAGAAAATTCGGTGTACGGTCGGCCATGCCCAGCAAAACCGCCAAAGAAAAGTGCCCCCATCTGATTTTTGTTTCACCCAGATTCCCCCGTTATAAAGAGATTTCGAGAAAAATCAGAGAAATTTTCTATGAATATACAGATCTGGTGGAACCGCTTTCCTTAGATGAAGCCTATCTGGATGTTACTGAAAACAAAAAGGGAATAGAATCGGCCAATCAGATTGCTAAAGAGATCCGCCAGAAAATTTTTGAAGAAACGGGACTTACGGCGTCTGCCGGCATTTCGGTCAATAAGTTTCTGGCCAAGGTAGCCTCAGATATCAATAAGCCCAATGGTCAGAAGACGATTCATCCCGAAAAAATGGAAGGATTTCTCGAGGAATTGCCTGTCGAAAAATTTTACGGTGTGGGTAAAGTCACGGCTAACAAAATGTTCAGTTTAGGGATCTATAAAGGAAAAGATCTAAAGAAGCGGTCTATTGAGGATCTTACCAGAATGTTCGGGAAATCGGGCGCGTACTATTATAATGTGGTTCGGGGAATTCATACTTCAGAGGTAAAACCTCATCGTATCCAGAAAAGTGTTGCGGTAGAAAGAACCTTCCTGGAAGATCTTTTTGACGAACAGCAAATCAATGAAAAACTGGAAAATTTAAGTGAAGAGCTTCACAACCGTTTACAGAAAAACAATATTTCAGGCCGAACCTTAACTCTGAAAATCAAATACAAAGATTTTTCTTTATTTACCAGAAGTATGACCAAGGAAGAATATTTTTCATCTCCAGATCAGTATTTTAAAATGGGAAAAAAGCTTTGGGAACTCCGCCCGTTCGATAAAGCGGTACGATTATTGGGATTGTCTCTGTCTCACCTCAATACTGAAGAAAAAAAACAGATTTCTGTTCAGTTGAAAATCCGGTTTGAGGAATTTGAAGATTAA
- a CDS encoding alpha-amylase, translated as MNQTMIQFFHWYSEGQGKLWKHSAEQADYLSELGITSVWFPPAYKGTDGENSIGYDAYDLFDLGEFDQKGSISTKYGTKEDYINAIKTLKEKNIQIIVDIVLGHKAGGDELETFKAVKVDEENREKIISNEIEIQSYTKFTFPGRGKKYSDFEWNFTCFSGVDYAEGKDSHIYKIKNEYGTEWEEMIDDEKGNYDYLMFNDVEHRNPFVREELNNWAKWYFEQTDFDGVRLDALKHISFDFYKEWLTLLRSNSGKNIFAVGEYWAPGQLNLLQKYIEATEGCMSLFDSSLHNNFHTASHEGDSYDLRRIFDETLTQSDPLHSVSLVDNHDTQPLQDLEAPVEEWFKPLAYALILLRENGYPCVFYPDLYGAHYVDKDREGNDQEIFLNKVDGIEELLQARKNHAYGEQKDYFEDANCIGWTRSGDDNHSGCAVVLSNKDAYEKPMEMGEHYIGKTFYDLLKRSEEKVTIDDNGWGNFPAPAGNVSVWVAE; from the coding sequence ATGAACCAGACAATGATTCAATTTTTCCATTGGTATTCCGAAGGCCAGGGAAAACTGTGGAAACACTCAGCGGAACAGGCAGACTATTTATCCGAACTCGGCATTACATCGGTTTGGTTTCCACCCGCCTACAAAGGAACAGACGGCGAAAACTCTATCGGCTACGATGCATACGATTTATTTGATCTCGGAGAATTCGACCAGAAAGGAAGCATTTCTACAAAATACGGAACGAAGGAGGATTATATAAATGCCATTAAAACTTTAAAAGAAAAAAACATCCAGATTATTGTTGATATTGTTTTGGGTCACAAAGCCGGAGGTGACGAACTGGAGACTTTTAAAGCGGTAAAAGTTGACGAAGAAAACAGAGAAAAAATAATTTCCAATGAGATAGAAATACAATCGTATACCAAATTTACATTTCCCGGACGGGGAAAGAAATATTCAGATTTTGAATGGAATTTTACCTGCTTCAGTGGTGTTGATTACGCTGAAGGAAAGGATTCTCATATTTATAAAATTAAAAATGAGTATGGAACCGAGTGGGAAGAAATGATCGATGATGAGAAGGGAAATTATGATTATCTCATGTTCAACGATGTGGAACACAGAAATCCTTTCGTACGGGAAGAGCTGAATAACTGGGCAAAATGGTATTTCGAACAGACCGATTTTGACGGTGTAAGACTGGATGCTTTAAAGCATATTTCATTTGATTTTTATAAGGAATGGCTCACTTTACTGCGTTCCAACTCCGGAAAGAATATTTTCGCTGTCGGAGAATACTGGGCACCGGGGCAATTAAATTTACTGCAGAAATATATTGAAGCAACTGAAGGCTGCATGAGTCTTTTCGACAGTTCGCTTCACAACAATTTTCATACGGCTTCCCATGAAGGAGATTCTTACGATTTACGAAGAATTTTTGATGAAACACTTACTCAGTCAGATCCGCTGCATTCGGTAAGCCTGGTCGACAATCACGATACACAGCCTCTACAGGATCTGGAAGCTCCGGTTGAAGAGTGGTTTAAACCATTGGCTTATGCCTTGATTCTGCTAAGAGAAAATGGCTATCCCTGTGTATTTTATCCAGATCTGTACGGTGCTCATTATGTAGATAAAGACAGAGAGGGCAATGACCAGGAAATATTCTTAAATAAAGTAGACGGAATCGAAGAACTTCTCCAAGCGAGGAAAAATCACGCTTACGGCGAACAGAAAGATTATTTTGAAGATGCCAACTGTATTGGCTGGACCCGTTCAGGAGACGATAACCACTCTGGTTGTGCTGTGGTGCTGAGTAATAAAGATGCTTATGAAAAGCCAATGGAAATGGGTGAACACTATATTGGGAAAACCTTTTATGACTTATTGAAAAGATCTGAAGAAAAAGTAACGATCGATGACAACGGCTGGGGAAATTTCCCCGCTCCGGCAGGTAACGTAAGCGTTTGGGTCGCTGAATAA
- a CDS encoding carboxylesterase family protein, with product MTAQQTIGTHTFDTRFGKILALKDNGVIKAKSIRYARSERYKLPVLLDTAESYGIAVKTPVCPQHISPLLERLIGKTDIENFQPDESSQFLTITRPEVFDEGEKLPVVIWIHGGSYEVGCGDLPTSDPSVWVKEQNIIVVAVSYRLGLFGFLGGNDHRPANLGLFDMIAALQWIRKYIADFGGDPGNITLFGQSSGGDAIAHLMISEGVEDLFHRVIIQSAPLGFRLKRQRMSSGFFNKTQFLNGESDVLKMVEAYQPFLPSALKFGLKASMPFCTQYGYPPLCREEESLDKWKKNAKKYDVLIGSNYDETAFYVKTAERGLYTYLHEKILNKIVRKTTAFIYEKPAQIFARNYKDGGGNIYHYRISSSLKNNYTGASHCLDLPLIFENEEAWKSSGLLKNVLWEYIQENGKKLRAVWAEFARSGKIADDSEKPEILELQKI from the coding sequence ATGACCGCACAGCAGACTATAGGAACCCATACTTTTGATACCCGGTTCGGAAAAATTTTAGCTTTAAAAGATAATGGAGTGATCAAAGCTAAAAGCATTCGCTATGCCCGATCCGAAAGATATAAATTACCGGTCTTATTAGATACTGCAGAATCATACGGGATCGCCGTTAAAACTCCGGTTTGTCCCCAACATATCAGTCCTCTGCTGGAAAGATTAATCGGAAAAACTGATATTGAAAATTTTCAGCCTGATGAATCTTCGCAATTTCTGACGATTACGCGCCCCGAAGTTTTTGATGAAGGTGAAAAGCTACCTGTTGTTATCTGGATTCATGGAGGATCATATGAAGTAGGTTGTGGTGACCTTCCTACATCCGATCCTTCGGTTTGGGTAAAAGAACAAAATATCATTGTCGTGGCAGTTTCTTATCGGCTGGGACTTTTCGGTTTTTTAGGCGGAAATGATCACAGGCCGGCCAATCTTGGATTATTTGATATGATCGCGGCTCTCCAGTGGATCAGGAAATACATTGCCGATTTTGGCGGTGATCCCGGGAATATAACTCTTTTCGGACAATCTTCGGGAGGTGATGCCATTGCTCATTTAATGATCTCTGAAGGGGTTGAAGATCTTTTTCATAGGGTGATCATCCAGAGTGCTCCTTTGGGTTTTCGCCTGAAAAGGCAAAGAATGTCTTCAGGATTTTTTAATAAGACCCAATTTTTAAACGGTGAATCTGATGTACTGAAAATGGTGGAAGCTTATCAGCCGTTTCTGCCTTCTGCGTTGAAATTCGGATTGAAGGCATCCATGCCTTTTTGTACCCAGTACGGATATCCACCGTTGTGCAGGGAGGAAGAAAGCCTGGATAAATGGAAGAAAAATGCAAAAAAATATGATGTATTAATCGGTTCCAATTACGACGAAACGGCATTCTATGTTAAAACAGCGGAAAGAGGTCTGTACACGTATCTGCATGAAAAAATACTCAATAAGATCGTCCGTAAAACAACCGCGTTTATTTACGAAAAACCCGCACAGATTTTTGCCCGGAATTATAAAGATGGTGGTGGAAATATCTATCACTACAGAATATCTTCCAGCTTAAAGAACAACTACACCGGAGCTTCCCACTGTCTGGATCTGCCCCTGATTTTTGAAAATGAGGAAGCCTGGAAGTCTTCAGGATTACTGAAAAACGTCCTGTGGGAATATATTCAGGAAAACGGGAAAAAACTGAGAGCAGTCTGGGCGGAATTTGCCAGAAGCGGCAAAATAGCAGACGATTCAGAAAAACCGGAAATTCTGGAACTTCAAAAAATCTGA